A DNA window from Candidatus Bodocaedibacter vickermanii contains the following coding sequences:
- the ykgO gene encoding type B 50S ribosomal protein L36: protein MKVISSLKSARNRHKDCKLVRRKGRLFVINKTNPKFKAKQA from the coding sequence ATGAAAGTTATTAGCTCTCTTAAATCTGCTCGCAATCGCCACAAAGATTGCAAACTCGTCCGCCGTAAAGGCAGACTATTCGTCATCAACAAAACCAACCCAAAGTTTAAAGCTAAACAAGCTTAA
- a CDS encoding GNAT family N-acetyltransferase produces MNPILIDLPESIETARLVLLAPKAGLGQKLYETMVDGYEDYVKWLAWPSTCPDISTVELECRKHQADFILRSCIRYLILDKYTGEVIGRCAFPPAQANWNIPQFGISYFVRKSKRKHGFATEAVRAMATLAFNNLSARKIEIFCDVENTASIKIPLNLGFKLEYVQKGGWPRSDGALATLQAYSIFSIEDLLDS; encoded by the coding sequence ATGAATCCCATTTTAATTGATTTACCAGAAAGTATTGAAACTGCGCGTTTAGTATTACTAGCCCCTAAAGCAGGATTAGGACAAAAGCTTTATGAGACCATGGTGGATGGTTATGAAGATTATGTAAAATGGTTGGCGTGGCCATCCACTTGTCCAGATATTTCTACAGTTGAATTAGAGTGTAGAAAACATCAAGCTGATTTTATTCTACGTTCTTGTATTCGATATCTTATTTTAGATAAATATACTGGAGAGGTGATTGGGCGGTGTGCCTTCCCACCTGCTCAAGCTAATTGGAATATTCCTCAATTCGGTATTTCGTATTTTGTTCGAAAAAGTAAGCGCAAGCATGGCTTTGCAACCGAAGCAGTGCGAGCCATGGCAACGTTAGCGTTTAATAATTTAAGCGCTCGAAAAATAGAAATATTTTGCGATGTTGAAAACACAGCAAGCATAAAAATCCCATTAAATCTGGGGTTTAAGCTTGAATATGTTCAAAAGGGAGGTTGGCCGCGATCTGATGGAGCGCTAGCAACTCTTCAAGCCTATTCAATTTTTTCTATAGAAGATCTATTGGATTCATGA